One window of Gemmatimonadaceae bacterium genomic DNA carries:
- a CDS encoding DUF1501 domain-containing protein, translating to MKRRVFMKSGAMALATMGLNPSFLRRTVFAQDLVKGAALNGNGRGKVLVVLFQRGAADALNVVVPHGERAYYSMRPTIAIPRPVSGAAQTAIDLDGFFGLHPSLSPFKRLWDDGILAPVHAVGSPSNTRSHFDAQDYMESGTPDNKGTRDGWLNRYLAVKGTCDECHLNDAGAHAKGSPFQAVAMTPQTPRILEGNAATVAMNSLDEFTIRTNGTQAERLEALYRTGNADVVHAAGGEMFEAMKILKTANPQQYIPQNGATYPNSPFGQHLKQIAQLIKADVGLEIAFADVGGWDTHVNQGGATGQLAGRLDDFSRSIASLVQDLGPRMSDVTILTMSEFGRTAHQNGNGGTDHGHATSMFVIGGDVKGRKVHGKWPGLEPEQLNEGRDLALTTDFRSVFSEVAFKHLGAAKMEAVFPGFTGDQSKWLGVL from the coding sequence ATGAAACGCCGAGTGTTCATGAAGTCGGGCGCGATGGCGCTGGCGACGATGGGGTTGAATCCCTCGTTCCTTCGCCGCACGGTCTTCGCGCAGGATCTGGTCAAGGGTGCGGCGCTCAACGGCAACGGACGCGGGAAGGTGCTGGTCGTGCTCTTCCAGCGCGGCGCGGCCGATGCGCTCAACGTCGTCGTACCGCACGGCGAACGAGCGTACTACAGCATGCGTCCGACGATCGCGATCCCGCGTCCCGTCTCCGGCGCCGCGCAAACCGCGATCGACCTCGACGGATTCTTCGGCTTGCATCCATCTCTCTCGCCGTTCAAGCGACTCTGGGACGACGGCATTCTCGCACCCGTCCACGCCGTCGGCAGTCCAAGCAATACGCGCTCGCACTTCGACGCGCAGGACTACATGGAAAGCGGAACACCCGACAACAAAGGCACGAGAGACGGCTGGCTCAATCGTTATCTCGCCGTGAAGGGCACGTGCGACGAATGCCACTTGAACGACGCGGGCGCGCACGCCAAGGGCTCGCCGTTCCAGGCGGTGGCGATGACTCCGCAGACGCCGCGCATTCTCGAGGGCAACGCGGCGACCGTCGCTATGAACTCGCTCGACGAATTCACGATTCGCACGAACGGCACGCAGGCCGAGCGGCTCGAGGCACTGTACCGCACGGGGAACGCCGACGTGGTGCATGCCGCGGGCGGCGAGATGTTCGAAGCGATGAAGATCCTCAAGACGGCGAATCCGCAGCAGTACATCCCGCAGAACGGCGCGACGTATCCGAACTCGCCGTTCGGACAGCACCTGAAGCAGATCGCGCAGCTCATCAAGGCCGATGTCGGATTGGAGATCGCGTTCGCGGACGTCGGCGGCTGGGACACGCACGTCAATCAGGGCGGTGCCACGGGCCAGCTCGCCGGGCGGCTCGATGATTTCTCGCGGTCGATCGCGTCCCTCGTGCAGGATCTTGGGCCACGCATGTCCGACGTCACGATCCTCACGATGTCCGAGTTCGGGCGCACGGCGCACCAGAACGGCAACGGTGGGACGGATCATGGCCACGCGACGTCGATGTTCGTCATCGGTGGCGACGTGAAGGGCCGCAAGGTCCACGGCAAGTGGCCGGGGCTCGAGCCCGAGCAGTTGAACGAGGGCCGAGATCTCGCGCTGACGACCGACTTCCGCTCGGTCTTCTCGGAAGTAGCGTTCAAGCACTTGGGCGCCGCGAAGATGGAGGCCGTGTTCCCCGGGTTCACGGGCGACCAGTCGAAGTGGCTCGGCGTGCTCTGA